A genomic window from Synechococcus sp. CBW1107 includes:
- a CDS encoding transposase, with protein sequence MISDAHSGLTKAIRRQLQGSVWQRCRVHFARNLLQCVPKAHQGMVTAALRSVFAQESAEEIESRWDDLAASLAERFPKAAALMHEAKEDVLAFRHFPKDHWRKIWSTNLLERVNEEIKRRTRVVGIFPNDASITRLVGAVLLEQHEHWQLEGRRMFSAESMATIPELDAIPALQALST encoded by the coding sequence GTGATCTCTGACGCCCACAGCGGACTCACCAAGGCCATCCGACGGCAGCTGCAGGGCAGCGTCTGGCAGCGCTGCCGGGTCCACTTTGCCCGCAACCTGCTGCAGTGCGTTCCCAAGGCTCACCAGGGCATGGTCACCGCCGCCCTGCGCAGCGTGTTCGCTCAGGAGAGCGCGGAAGAGATCGAGTCCCGCTGGGATGATCTGGCGGCCTCGCTGGCGGAGCGCTTCCCCAAGGCCGCTGCGCTGATGCATGAGGCCAAGGAGGACGTGCTGGCGTTCCGCCACTTCCCCAAGGACCACTGGCGCAAGATCTGGAGCACCAACCTGCTCGAGCGGGTCAACGAGGAAATCAAACGCCGCACCAGGGTCGTCGGCATCTTCCCCAACGACGCGTCGATCACCCGCCTGGTGGGCGCGGTACTGCTGGAGCAGCACGAGCACTGGCAGCTGGAGGGCCGGCGCATGTTCTCAGCCGAGAGCATGGCGACCATCCCGGAGCTGGATGCCATCCCTGCTCTCCAGGCCCTCAGCACCTGA
- a CDS encoding IS256 family transposase, with translation MPKTHAAVPELASLLDGSSAGELIPELARHGLQQLIELELAAFLGADWHERTEERLGHRNGYRPRTLTTQVGDLALQIPKLRAGSFLPSILEPRRRVDQALYAVIMEAYIGGVSTRKVDALVAALGSQSGISKSQVSRICQEIDQQVQAFLGRPLESSGYAYVYLDATYLKGRLGKAQQVCSRAVVVAMGVNEDGRRELLGLKVGDSESEPFWAEFIAHLKERGLAGVKLVISDAHSGLTKAIRRQLQGSVWQRCRVHFARNLLQCVPKAHQGMVTAALRSVFAQESAEEIESRWDDLAASLAERFPKAAALMHEAKEDVLAFRHFPKDHWRKIWSTNLLERVNEEIKRRTRVVGIFPNDASITRLVGAVLLEQHEHWQLEGRRMFSAESMATIPELDAIPALQALST, from the coding sequence ATGCCCAAGACCCATGCTGCCGTACCTGAGCTGGCCTCGCTACTCGATGGCAGCAGTGCCGGGGAGCTGATCCCTGAACTGGCACGCCACGGCCTGCAGCAGCTGATCGAGCTGGAGCTCGCTGCCTTCCTCGGTGCGGACTGGCACGAGCGCACCGAGGAGCGGCTCGGCCACCGCAACGGCTACCGGCCTCGCACCCTGACCACCCAGGTGGGGGATCTGGCACTGCAGATCCCGAAACTGCGCGCGGGCAGCTTCCTCCCCTCGATCCTCGAACCCCGCCGCCGGGTTGATCAGGCCCTGTACGCGGTGATCATGGAGGCTTACATCGGTGGGGTCTCGACCCGCAAGGTCGATGCCCTGGTGGCGGCGCTCGGCTCCCAGAGCGGCATCTCCAAGTCGCAGGTGAGTCGCATCTGTCAGGAGATCGACCAGCAGGTGCAGGCGTTCCTGGGCCGGCCGCTGGAGAGCAGCGGCTACGCCTACGTCTACCTCGATGCCACCTACCTCAAGGGGCGGCTGGGCAAGGCTCAGCAGGTCTGCTCCCGCGCCGTCGTCGTCGCCATGGGGGTGAACGAGGACGGGCGCCGGGAGTTGCTGGGCCTCAAGGTGGGCGACAGCGAGAGCGAGCCCTTCTGGGCGGAGTTCATCGCCCACCTCAAGGAGCGAGGCCTCGCTGGCGTCAAGCTGGTGATCTCTGACGCCCACAGCGGACTCACCAAGGCCATCCGACGGCAGCTGCAGGGCAGCGTCTGGCAGCGCTGCCGGGTCCACTTTGCCCGCAACCTGCTGCAGTGCGTTCCCAAGGCTCACCAGGGCATGGTCACCGCCGCCCTGCGCAGCGTGTTCGCTCAGGAGAGCGCGGAAGAGATCGAGTCCCGCTGGGATGATCTGGCGGCCTCGCTGGCGGAGCGCTTCCCCAAGGCCGCTGCGCTGATGCATGAGGCCAAGGAGGACGTGCTGGCGTTCCGCCACTTCCCCAAGGACCACTGGCGCAAGATCTGGAGCACCAACCTGCTCGAGCGGGTCAACGAGGAAATCAAACGCCGCACCAGGGTCGTCGGCATCTTCCCCAACGACGCGTCGATCACCCGCCTGGTGGGCGCGGTACTGCTGGAGCAGCACGAGCACTGGCAGCTGGAGGGCCGGCGCATGTTCTCAGCCGAGAGCATGGCGACCATCCCGGAGCTGGATGCCATCCCTGCTCTCCAGGCCCTCAGCACCTGA
- a CDS encoding IS256 family transposase — protein sequence MPKTHAAVPELASLLDGSSAGELIPELARHGLQQLIELELAAFLGADWHERTEERLGHRNGYRPRTLTTQVGDLALQIPKLRAGSFLPSILEPRRRVDQALYAVIMEAYIGGVSTRKVDALVAALGSQSGISKSQVSRICQEIDQQVQAFLGRPLESSGYAYVYLDATYLKGRLGKAQQVCSRAVVVAMGVNEDGRRELLGLKVGDSESEPFWAEFIAHLKERGWRPRQWCKSPGPQPGVAGLSVRTSGDRLHG from the coding sequence ATGCCCAAGACCCATGCTGCCGTACCTGAGCTGGCCTCGCTACTCGATGGCAGCAGTGCCGGGGAGCTGATCCCTGAACTGGCACGCCACGGCCTGCAGCAGCTGATCGAGCTGGAGCTCGCTGCCTTCCTCGGTGCGGACTGGCACGAGCGCACCGAGGAGCGGCTCGGCCACCGCAACGGCTACCGGCCTCGCACCCTGACCACCCAGGTGGGGGATCTGGCACTGCAGATCCCGAAACTGCGCGCGGGCAGCTTCCTCCCCTCGATCCTCGAACCCCGCCGCCGGGTTGATCAGGCCCTGTACGCGGTGATCATGGAGGCTTACATCGGTGGGGTCTCGACCCGCAAGGTCGATGCCCTGGTGGCGGCGCTCGGCTCCCAGAGCGGCATCTCCAAGTCGCAGGTGAGTCGCATCTGTCAGGAGATCGACCAGCAGGTGCAGGCGTTCCTGGGCCGGCCGCTGGAGAGCAGCGGCTACGCCTACGTCTACCTCGATGCCACCTACCTCAAGGGGCGGCTGGGCAAGGCTCAGCAGGTCTGCTCCCGCGCCGTCGTCGTCGCCATGGGGGTGAACGAGGACGGGCGCCGGGAGTTGCTGGGCCTCAAGGTGGGCGACAGCGAGAGCGAGCCCTTCTGGGCGGAGTTCATCGCCCACCTCAAGGAGCGAGGCTGGCGTCCCCGGCAGTGGTGTAAATCCCCAGGGCCTCAGCCCGGCGTAGCCGGGCTGAGCGTCCGCACCTCAGGCGATCGGCTCCACGGCTGA
- a CDS encoding IS256 family transposase: MTLTHSGASELSQLMEGTTAGALIPEIVRRGFQDLLEAEVSALTGAQLHERCPDQRSTHRNGYRERLLTTQVGDLSLAIPRLRQGSFFPSWLEPRRRVDKALYAVVMEAYTGGISTRKVDALVEALGGASGISKSEVSRICQGLDEQVKAFLGRPLDHARFPYVYLDATYLHGRLGRNMQVVSRAVVVAIGINALGYREVLGIAVGDSEAEGFWRQFLGSLKERGLDGTRLVISDAHLGLTAAIKRMFQGSSWQRCRVHFLRNLLSHVPKAGQDMVAAAMKAVFVIQAPDQVRAHWQRVTEMLRKQFPGAVPVMEAARDDVLAFLHFPQEHWRKVWSTNPLERLNKEIKRRTNVVGIFPNDPAIVRLVGSQLLEQQEEWQLERRRFFSEATMAKIPEPEEPLELTDADPNAQPAATIS, encoded by the coding sequence ATGACCCTCACCCATAGTGGCGCCTCCGAGCTGAGCCAGCTCATGGAGGGCACCACCGCTGGCGCCCTGATCCCAGAGATCGTGCGCCGGGGTTTCCAGGACCTGCTGGAAGCCGAGGTTTCTGCCCTCACGGGCGCTCAACTCCATGAGCGCTGCCCCGATCAGCGCTCCACCCATCGCAACGGCTACCGGGAGCGGCTGCTCACCACCCAGGTGGGCGACCTCAGCCTGGCCATTCCCAGGTTGCGGCAGGGCAGCTTCTTTCCCAGCTGGCTGGAGCCACGCCGCCGGGTGGACAAGGCGCTCTACGCCGTGGTGATGGAGGCCTACACCGGCGGGATCTCCACCCGCAAGGTCGACGCCCTGGTGGAGGCGCTGGGCGGGGCCAGCGGCATCTCCAAATCGGAGGTGAGCCGCATCTGCCAGGGGCTCGATGAGCAGGTGAAAGCCTTTCTGGGCCGGCCGCTTGACCATGCCCGCTTTCCCTACGTCTACCTCGACGCCACCTACCTCCACGGCCGCCTGGGCCGAAATATGCAGGTGGTGTCGCGGGCGGTGGTGGTGGCGATCGGCATCAATGCCCTCGGCTACCGCGAAGTTCTCGGCATTGCCGTGGGCGACAGCGAGGCGGAGGGCTTCTGGCGTCAGTTCCTGGGCTCACTCAAGGAGCGTGGCCTCGACGGCACCCGCCTGGTGATCTCGGATGCCCACCTGGGCCTGACGGCAGCGATCAAGCGGATGTTCCAGGGCAGTAGCTGGCAGAGGTGCCGGGTGCACTTCCTGCGCAACCTGCTGAGCCATGTGCCCAAGGCCGGCCAGGACATGGTGGCCGCTGCCATGAAAGCGGTGTTCGTGATCCAGGCTCCAGATCAGGTGCGCGCCCACTGGCAGCGGGTCACCGAGATGCTGCGCAAGCAGTTCCCCGGCGCCGTGCCCGTGATGGAAGCCGCCCGGGACGACGTGCTGGCCTTCCTGCACTTCCCCCAGGAGCACTGGCGCAAGGTCTGGAGCACCAACCCGCTCGAGCGCCTCAACAAGGAGATCAAACGCCGCACCAACGTGGTCGGCATCTTCCCCAATGATCCAGCGATCGTGCGCCTGGTGGGCAGCCAGCTGCTGGAGCAGCAGGAGGAATGGCAGCTGGAGCGTCGCCGCTTCTTCTCTGAGGCCACCATGGCCAAGATCCCAGAGCCAGAAGAGCCCTTGGAGCTCACCGATGCAGATCCGAACGCCCAGCCGGCTGCAACCATCAGCTGA
- a CDS encoding type IV pilin protein: MAFQVPVHIWLFSDSTPEACARGEPCVRDAEQFIDAYALNVISTQQMNASLRLKILQSLPTRSQRIALQRGFTLVELMIVVAVIGILSALAIPNYVRARDVAAIGAAMGEAIGLAKECATSAASDIDVGSSAAVNAAITEPAAGACVGLAAGATADYVVTATAFNPALSTQSFPEGIRCLDQRSAGGETTATITIDDAGATTCAFN, translated from the coding sequence TTGGCCTTTCAAGTGCCAGTCCACATCTGGCTTTTCAGCGATAGCACGCCGGAGGCTTGTGCTAGAGGTGAGCCGTGCGTTAGGGATGCCGAACAGTTCATTGATGCCTATGCTTTAAATGTGATTTCTACACAGCAAATGAACGCTTCACTTCGTTTAAAGATCTTGCAAAGTTTGCCAACTAGGTCTCAGCGAATTGCTCTTCAAAGAGGCTTCACTCTTGTGGAGCTCATGATTGTTGTTGCCGTTATCGGCATCCTATCAGCTCTGGCGATTCCTAATTACGTTCGAGCACGTGATGTGGCCGCTATTGGTGCCGCCATGGGAGAGGCTATTGGGCTCGCCAAGGAGTGTGCGACTAGTGCCGCTTCAGACATTGACGTTGGCTCTTCTGCGGCCGTTAATGCAGCAATTACTGAGCCTGCTGCGGGCGCATGCGTGGGTCTCGCTGCAGGCGCGACTGCTGATTATGTGGTTACTGCCACGGCCTTTAATCCTGCATTGTCCACCCAGTCATTTCCTGAGGGCATACGTTGTTTAGACCAAAGGTCGGCGGGTGGAGAAACAACAGCGACTATTACCATTGATGACGCTGGGGCTACCACTTGTGCATTTAACTAG
- a CDS encoding sensor histidine kinase KdpD produces MKLSSASVSLRSRLQASSMLAVLAGFALVVLAHRELLDRSRAQRHRLAADQVRQELLQLSPTAGPAEFQAKLDRLLTPGRVLWLELEPGRPYRWPRRSATVSQRVKLAELVDTVKRRCIGYNHLVAFTVGGRLYLCSSQPLSFSGRPALLRVVEDISADLERRRIVLLLLLAAAGLSSLLTSILLRLVVRQTLMPLDQLSAQLGRIDAESLEQIRLSGTGQPEELKPIVAAFNALLDRLSAARQRQQAFVDGVAHELRTPITLISGYAQSLQRQGHPLAGGPELELIAREAERMGRLVRELLDIAREEAGRLQLGRDPLDLDEALLTAFERLEPLASARLRLRIPEDGSPPLGLGDSERLQQCLTNLVENALKYTPEGTPIELFSSTSASEAVLHVRDHGQGVTLAEQERIFERFVRGSSEANASGSGIGLAMVRLLMRRMGGEVRVEAAPGGGADFQLVLERVQLSTSAPLA; encoded by the coding sequence GTGAAGCTCTCTTCAGCCAGTGTGTCCCTGCGCAGTCGCCTGCAGGCCAGCAGCATGCTGGCTGTGCTGGCTGGCTTTGCTCTTGTGGTTCTGGCCCACCGGGAGTTGCTCGATCGCTCTCGCGCCCAGCGGCACCGCCTGGCGGCGGATCAGGTGCGCCAGGAGTTGTTGCAACTCTCCCCCACGGCCGGCCCTGCCGAATTCCAGGCCAAATTGGATCGTCTCCTCACCCCAGGCCGGGTGTTGTGGCTGGAGCTGGAGCCTGGGCGGCCCTACCGCTGGCCCAGGCGAAGCGCCACTGTGTCTCAGCGGGTGAAGCTTGCTGAGCTGGTGGACACTGTGAAGCGCCGCTGCATCGGCTACAACCACCTGGTGGCCTTCACTGTTGGCGGTCGCCTATACCTCTGCAGCAGCCAGCCGCTCAGCTTCTCCGGCCGGCCAGCCTTGTTGCGGGTGGTGGAAGACATCTCGGCCGATCTTGAACGCCGCCGCATCGTGCTGCTGCTGCTGCTGGCCGCAGCGGGTCTGTCCTCGCTACTCACCAGTATCTTGTTGAGATTGGTGGTGAGGCAAACGCTGATGCCGCTTGATCAGCTCAGCGCCCAGCTGGGCCGGATCGATGCTGAAAGCCTTGAGCAGATCCGGCTGTCCGGCACTGGTCAGCCCGAGGAACTGAAACCAATCGTTGCAGCCTTCAATGCCTTGCTGGATCGCCTGTCCGCCGCACGCCAACGTCAGCAGGCCTTCGTGGATGGCGTCGCCCACGAACTGCGCACGCCGATCACCCTCATCAGCGGGTACGCCCAGAGCCTTCAACGACAGGGTCATCCCCTGGCTGGCGGGCCGGAGCTGGAGCTCATCGCGCGCGAAGCGGAGCGCATGGGCCGGCTGGTCAGAGAACTGCTCGACATCGCCCGGGAGGAAGCCGGCCGCCTGCAGTTGGGACGCGACCCTCTTGACCTGGATGAAGCCCTGCTGACGGCCTTCGAGCGGCTGGAGCCCCTGGCCTCCGCCCGCCTGCGGTTGCGCATTCCTGAGGATGGCTCACCGCCCCTGGGCCTTGGCGACAGCGAGCGGCTGCAGCAGTGCCTCACCAACTTGGTGGAGAACGCCCTCAAGTACACCCCGGAGGGCACTCCAATCGAACTGTTCAGCTCGACCAGCGCCAGCGAGGCGGTGCTGCATGTGCGCGACCATGGCCAAGGGGTGACCCTGGCGGAGCAGGAGCGCATCTTCGAGCGTTTTGTGCGTGGCTCCAGTGAAGCCAATGCCAGCGGCAGCGGCATCGGCCTGGCAATGGTGCGCCTGCTGATGAGGCGCATGGGCGGCGAGGTGCGGGTGGAGGCGGCCCCCGGCGGCGGCGCCGACTTTCAGCTGGTGCTGGAGCGGGTGCAGCTCAGTACTTCGGCTCCCCTTGCTTGA
- a CDS encoding response regulator transcription factor, with amino-acid sequence MPHQHRVLVVDDDPELHHFLAGELTVEGYSVEAVGTGQQALIRLRDAGWDLVLLDWSLPDFSGVEVCRRLRASELTTPVLMLTARDAVAERVEALDAGADDYLTKPFSIEELLARVRARLRRLPGASSSDDLLRFADLEVNTASHEVSRGGKPIQLTVREYDLLLALLREPQRVQERQALLHNVWGEHFVGDANLLDVYIRYLRKKIERPGLPSLIQTVRGVGFMLKQGEPKY; translated from the coding sequence ATGCCCCACCAGCACAGGGTTCTGGTCGTCGATGATGACCCCGAGCTGCACCACTTCCTGGCCGGTGAACTCACCGTGGAGGGCTACTCCGTGGAAGCGGTGGGAACGGGCCAGCAGGCGCTGATCCGCCTGCGGGACGCTGGCTGGGATCTTGTGTTGCTCGATTGGAGCCTGCCAGATTTCAGCGGCGTGGAGGTGTGTCGGCGGCTGCGGGCCAGTGAGCTCACCACCCCAGTGCTGATGCTCACCGCCCGCGATGCGGTGGCGGAGCGTGTGGAGGCACTAGATGCCGGTGCCGACGACTACCTCACCAAACCCTTCTCGATCGAGGAGCTGCTTGCACGGGTGCGGGCCCGGCTGCGCCGGCTGCCCGGCGCCTCCAGCAGCGACGATCTGCTTCGCTTCGCGGATCTTGAAGTGAACACCGCCAGCCATGAGGTGAGCCGCGGAGGCAAGCCGATCCAGCTCACAGTGCGGGAGTACGACCTGCTGCTGGCCCTGCTCAGAGAACCCCAGCGGGTGCAGGAGCGCCAGGCGCTGTTGCACAACGTCTGGGGGGAGCACTTCGTGGGGGATGCCAACCTGCTCGATGTCTACATCCGCTACCTGCGCAAGAAGATCGAGCGTCCCGGCCTGCCCAGCCTGATCCAGACGGTGCGTGGCGTGGGCTTCATGCTCAAGCAAGGGGAGCCGAAGTACTGA
- a CDS encoding cupin domain-containing protein has protein sequence MQACRLWEGNYNVESGLYRMPEGMSIPTHHHAHWCQVFILSGVMEVQAEAEDPHLIAAGGSYFVEPGDTHRETAVKDSLLLVICEEEREEFRR, from the coding sequence ATGCAGGCCTGCCGCCTGTGGGAAGGGAACTACAACGTGGAATCGGGGCTCTATCGAATGCCTGAAGGCATGTCGATCCCAACGCATCATCATGCCCATTGGTGCCAGGTGTTTATTCTCAGCGGAGTGATGGAAGTGCAGGCGGAGGCCGAGGATCCGCACCTCATCGCAGCTGGCGGCTCCTATTTTGTCGAGCCTGGGGATACCCACCGAGAAACGGCTGTCAAGGACAGCCTGCTGCTGGTGATCTGTGAGGAAGAACGGGAGGAGTTCCGCCGCTAG
- a CDS encoding antibiotic biosynthesis monooxygenase: MDPHQHVTAVITHRVRPGREAGYEAWIKGIAADARRFDGHLGVHILTPQLGGGSDYAIVLQFDTCPHLESWLQSEVRRGWIERVMPLISEQESIQVLTGLEAWFRLPGQSTRPSPRRYKQALLVWLGVTSVALLVSPHVAVWLAAWPWALRVSVNAAITVVLLTYAVMPFLTRRFQGWLFSG, from the coding sequence ATGGATCCCCACCAGCACGTCACGGCGGTGATCACCCATCGCGTCCGCCCCGGCAGGGAGGCGGGCTATGAGGCCTGGATCAAGGGCATCGCCGCCGACGCCCGCCGTTTCGACGGCCATCTGGGGGTGCACATCCTGACCCCCCAGCTCGGTGGAGGCTCTGATTACGCGATCGTGCTGCAGTTCGACACCTGCCCCCACCTCGAGTCCTGGCTGCAGTCCGAGGTGCGCAGGGGCTGGATCGAGCGGGTGATGCCGCTGATCAGCGAGCAGGAATCCATCCAGGTGCTCACGGGCCTGGAGGCCTGGTTCCGGTTGCCCGGACAATCCACCCGTCCATCCCCGCGGCGTTACAAGCAGGCCCTGCTGGTGTGGTTGGGTGTCACCAGCGTGGCCCTGCTGGTGAGCCCCCACGTGGCCGTCTGGCTGGCCGCCTGGCCCTGGGCGCTGCGGGTGTCGGTGAATGCGGCCATCACGGTGGTGTTGCTCACCTATGCGGTCATGCCCTTTCTCACCCGCCGTTTCCAGGGCTGGCTGTTCAGCGGCTGA
- a CDS encoding AAA family ATPase produces MRIILLGNAGAGKSTLARQLVARQPAARLSLDAVAFEPGSPQRRPLAQSVAAVRQFIAEHDHWIIEGCYADILEPVLVHADDLIFLNPGVDICVAHCRDRPWEPEKFSSAREQEEHLENLIVWVRAYPTRSDEYGLSRHRALYGTFPGRKCELTQPEHFSEVLQPR; encoded by the coding sequence ATGCGCATCATCCTTCTGGGCAATGCCGGAGCTGGCAAGAGCACCCTGGCCAGGCAGCTGGTGGCCCGGCAGCCGGCGGCGCGGCTCTCCCTCGACGCTGTGGCGTTTGAGCCAGGCAGCCCCCAGCGTCGCCCGCTGGCGCAGAGCGTGGCTGCCGTGCGGCAGTTCATCGCCGAGCACGACCACTGGATCATCGAAGGCTGCTATGCCGACATCCTCGAGCCGGTGCTGGTGCACGCCGACGACCTGATCTTCCTCAATCCCGGTGTGGACATCTGCGTGGCCCACTGCCGGGACCGGCCCTGGGAGCCCGAGAAGTTCAGCTCCGCTCGCGAGCAGGAGGAGCATCTCGAGAACCTGATCGTCTGGGTGCGCGCCTACCCCACGCGCTCTGATGAGTACGGACTCAGCCGTCACCGGGCGCTCTACGGCACCTTCCCAGGCCGCAAATGCGAGCTCACGCAACCGGAGCACTTCAGCGAGGTGCTCCAGCCTCGGTGA
- a CDS encoding ester cyclase has product MTLEDDNKAVVRRYVEAFNTGNLQALKGLFAEDAEIQGVLGHGLVNKVEPIWRQLIEGYGLQLTNEDLVAEGDQVCARYTETGTFKAPAFGNRPTGRSNTLVAMELFTFTIREGRISRRWGARDAASQARQLGQPPS; this is encoded by the coding sequence ATGACCCTCGAGGACGACAACAAAGCCGTGGTTCGGCGCTACGTGGAGGCGTTCAACACTGGAAATCTGCAGGCCCTCAAGGGTCTGTTCGCAGAAGACGCGGAGATTCAGGGAGTGCTCGGCCATGGCCTGGTGAACAAGGTGGAGCCGATCTGGCGCCAGCTGATCGAGGGCTATGGCCTGCAGCTCACCAATGAAGACCTGGTGGCGGAGGGTGATCAGGTCTGCGCCCGCTACACCGAAACCGGCACCTTCAAGGCCCCGGCCTTCGGGAACCGGCCCACCGGACGCTCCAACACCCTGGTGGCCATGGAGTTGTTCACCTTCACCATCCGGGAGGGCAGGATCAGCCGGCGCTGGGGTGCCCGCGACGCCGCCTCCCAGGCCCGCCAGCTTGGCCAGCCACCGTCCTAG
- a CDS encoding cation transporter, translating to MRWESGRGAGTPHPHGVAADQCRHGPGRIAGGLAGWLADSSGLLADSLDMLADAAVYGLSLIAVGKGVSRQAHAARLSGILQILLGFGVLLDGLRRFLLGSDPQSLPIIAIGVLALIANIVCLLLIARHRHGGVHMRASWIFSTNDVIANLGVILAGCLVWALGSPYPDLIVGVVVSLLVVRGGLRIVAEAQRTTSTPSGRR from the coding sequence TTGCGGTGGGAATCAGGCCGAGGGGCTGGAACGCCGCACCCTCACGGCGTTGCTGCTGATCAATGCCGGCATGGCCCTGGTCGAATCGCTGGCGGGCTGGCGGGCTGGCTGGCCGATTCCTCAGGGCTCCTTGCCGATTCGCTCGACATGCTCGCCGATGCCGCGGTGTATGGGCTGTCGCTGATTGCCGTCGGCAAAGGCGTGAGTCGCCAGGCCCATGCGGCACGGCTGAGCGGGATTCTTCAGATTCTGCTGGGCTTCGGAGTGCTGCTCGATGGGCTGCGCCGCTTCCTGCTCGGCAGCGATCCGCAGAGCCTGCCGATCATCGCGATCGGCGTCCTCGCCCTGATCGCCAACATCGTCTGTCTGCTGCTGATCGCCCGTCACCGCCATGGGGGCGTGCACATGCGGGCGTCCTGGATCTTCTCCACCAATGATGTGATCGCCAATCTCGGCGTGATCCTGGCGGGTTGCCTGGTGTGGGCACTGGGCAGCCCTTACCCCGACCTGATCGTCGGCGTGGTCGTGTCGCTGCTGGTGGTGCGTGGCGGTCTCAGGATCGTGGCGGAGGCTCAGCGCACCACCAGCACACCTTCAGGTCGGCGGTGA
- a CDS encoding SIMPL domain-containing protein yields MGPLSPLVTTLRRTPPLVFAMAVLATGLVVSSSVLVKGVRRGNDTITVTGSSTERITSDFVDWTVDVARSAPTLQASYQELQPEVQRTIDFLRQQGIPADAISRNPIKSDKSEVRDSRTGELQSTTFTTRQQIRISSPEVEKVAAVAQQIGELVGQGVPLTINDPAYTYTRLSEKRVDMLAKATRDARLRAREIARQAGSHIGVITQADTGSFQITVPNSTEMSSFGSYDTTTIEKDITAVMGVTFRVD; encoded by the coding sequence ATGGGTCCACTCTCCCCGCTTGTGACCACCCTGCGCCGCACGCCACCGCTGGTGTTCGCCATGGCGGTGCTGGCCACGGGTCTGGTGGTGTCCAGCAGCGTGCTTGTGAAGGGCGTCCGCCGCGGCAACGACACCATCACCGTGACCGGTTCCAGCACCGAGCGCATCACCAGCGACTTCGTGGACTGGACCGTGGACGTGGCCCGGAGCGCACCGACCCTTCAGGCCTCCTATCAGGAGCTGCAGCCGGAGGTTCAGCGCACGATCGACTTTCTGCGGCAGCAGGGCATCCCCGCCGATGCCATCAGCCGCAATCCGATCAAGTCCGACAAGTCGGAGGTGCGCGACTCCCGCACCGGTGAGCTGCAATCCACCACCTTCACCACCCGCCAGCAGATCCGCATCAGCAGCCCCGAGGTGGAGAAGGTGGCTGCGGTGGCCCAGCAGATCGGTGAGCTCGTGGGCCAGGGGGTGCCACTCACCATCAACGATCCGGCCTACACCTACACCAGGCTCTCTGAAAAGCGGGTGGACATGCTCGCCAAGGCCACCCGTGATGCCCGGCTGCGCGCCCGCGAGATCGCGCGCCAGGCCGGCTCCCACATCGGCGTGATCACCCAGGCCGACACCGGCTCCTTTCAGATCACGGTGCCCAACTCCACCGAGATGAGCAGCTTCGGCTCCTACGACACCACCACGATTGAGAAGGACATCACGGCCGTGATGGGTGTGACCTTCCGGGTGGACTGA